The Gemmatimonas phototrophica region CATCCGCTATTCCGCAGTGCTCATGCTGTTGTCATGCCGTAGCTCATGCTGCTGTCCCGGCAGTCGTCGCTGTTTCCCCGGCAGCCGTTGCCGCTACCCGGCCACCGCACCACCAGCCTCAACCCGCACCCCTGCTCGCGCTACGCGCCACGGCAGCACCTCTCCTAATTCCGCCACGGCGGCACGCACGCCTGCGGCCACTCCCACTGGCGACAGCGCCACCACGCAGCCGCCGCCGCTTGCGCCGAGGGCTTTGAACCCTGTGGCGCCAGCGGCGCGCACTGCGTGTTCAATGGCATCAATGCGTGCGGTGGTAATGGCCGGATGCAGCGATCGCTGGTGTGTCCAGTGTTCATCCACCAACGCCGCCAGATCGGACACACTGCCCACGTGCAGCGCTTCAGCCATCTCGCGCGCCAGCTGGGCCATGCGATCCAGCGCCTGCACCACGCGCGGTACCCGATCGCGATAGGCTTCAAGCACCGCGGTGATGGTTTGCGCCGAAATGCGCGATTCCCCGGTGTAGATCACCGTGAGGCGTGCTTCGAGGGCGGCGATGGCGACCTGGGACAGGGGGATCGGCGTTGCCACCCGCGTGCGTCCCAACGTCAAGGCAAGGGCGCCACCATAGGCCGCCGCGAAATGATCCTGGAATCCACCGGCCACTCCCAGCTCGTCCACCTCAGTGGCGCGGCTCGCCTCAGCCAAGGCGTGCGCGGTGGGGGCTTGGTGCTGCGCCGCGGCAATCGCTGCTTGCAGCGCCACACCAGCGGCCGATGAGCCACCCAACCCTGCGCCAACCGGAAAGTCACTGGCGATCGCAACGCGGACGTTGGTCATCCCCGCCCGTCGCAGCGCGGCCGCGACCAGCGGATCAGGCGCTGGTGCAGGTTCGTCGGACGACGACGCATGAAGTGTGACCGTCGCCCGCCGTTCGATGGCCAGGTTACAAACAAACCCGCCTCGCTCTTCGGGGAAGGGAGGGACATCTGTCCACCCTCCGCCGAAGTCGAGGCGGGTTGGCGCCGACGCGACGATCACGTCGGATTACTTCTTCTTCGCGGGCGCTTTCTTGGCAGGAGCCTTGGCCGGGGCCTTGGCGGCCGGCTTGGCCGGAGCCTTGGTGGCCGGAGCCTTGGCCGCGGGCTTGGCCGGAGCCGCCTTTGCGGCTGGCTTGGCCGCAGGTGCTGCCTTGGCGGCCGGCGCGGCCTTGGCCGGAGCCTTCGCCGCTGGTGCCGCCTTGGCCGGAGCCTTTGCTGCCGCCGGTGCTGCTTCCTTCTTGGTGGGCGCCGGTGCGGGGGCCGCCTTGGCTGCCGGCGCGGCTTTGGCGGCTGGTTTGGCTTCTACCTTGGGTTCCGGCTTGGCCTCAACCTTGGGTTCCGGCTTTGGCTTGGGCGCGGGCTTGGGGGGCAACGGCGCAAAGGTGACCTTGTCCGACGGCTTCTGCGGTTCGATACGCATGGCCGCCCGGGCTTCGAGGGCCGCTTCGGCCGCTGCTGCCGGGGCCTGCACCGCCTTGGGCATCTGCCCCAGCGGGACCGGCTTGGGGGGCGCCGCCTTGGGCTGCGGGGCAGGGAGCGCGCCGTGTTTGGCGATGTACGCGGCCTCGGCCTGCGCAATCAGCGCGTCGGCTTCGTCCTGGTTCATCTGGCCACGGCGGACCATGTAGTTGATCAGATCGCGCGCACTCTCGATAACAAAGCTGCTGAGGCCAGCGGCCGCACCAACAACGTCACGCATAGCGCCAGCCATCCGGCTACCCGCTTCGAGACTGATCTCATGGGCCCGCGCGGCCATTTCCGCTGCGGTATCGCGGGCGTCCGCCGCACGATGCCCGGGGCCGCGGCGCGGCGCTGGGGCAGATGCCGGCGCGTCGCCTTCCGCGAGGGTTTCGTCGTCAGCCTGGGGCAAATCGGCCATAGGTGGAGCGCACTCCTTCCGCCATACATGGAGGTCGAGGTGGTCGCTTCACGGAATTCGGGGGAGTCGTACAGTTGCCACCCGAGTGGTCCGCGTCCACCGGAACGGGGGTAACTATATGATTTTCAGTCATCTATGCAAGGCGTAGCACGTGCTTTCCCGGCGATACGCTCATATAATTGCGCAGCGACCCACTCCGCTCCAAACTCATAAGATAGATGAAATGCGCAAATTGTCTCCAGATCGTGGCACTCCAAAGAGTATTTATAAGAACACTATAAAAACACTAACGTGACATTGCCACTTTTTGGCGTACGGGTCCTCGATCTCTCCCGGGTGCTGGCCGGACCGCTCTGTTCCATGATGCTGGGCGACCTTGGCGCCTCCGTCATCAAGGTCGAACGCCCCGGCGCCGGCGACGATACTCGCGGTTGGGGGCCGCCTTTTGCGGAAAATGGACAGTCCGCCTACTTCCTGAGCGCCAATCGCAACAAGCTCTCCCTCGACGCCAATTTCGCCGATCCGATCGATCGTGCCCTCATTCTCGACCTCATCAGCGAAGCCGATGTCGTCGTCGAGAACTTCATGCCCGGGGCACTCGCCCGAAACGGCATTGATGCTGACGCGTTACTGGCGCAGTATCCGCAATTGCTCTGGTGCACTATCTCCGGGTTCGGGCCCGCCAGTGATCGCCCGGGCTACGACTTCGTGGTCCAGGCCGAAAGCGGCTGGATGGCCATTACTGGAGAGCCCGAGGGCGATCCCATGAAAGTCGGTGTGGCCATGGTCGATGTGACCACCGGCAAGGACGCCGCGATCGGAATCCTGGCCGCTCTCGCCGCGCGCGAGCGGGCAGGCGCCAGCGGGCTCCCGGCCTCGATGCGCCGTGTGCACGTCACCCTGCAGTCCAGCGCGCTGGCCGCCTTGGTCAATGTGGCGCAAAACACCCTGGTCAGCGGGCAGGAGGCCCGGCGGTGGGGGAACGCCCACGCCAATCTGGTTCCCTACCAGCTCTTCCAGACCGCCGACCGTCCGGTGGTCATTGCGGTCGGCGCCGACAGTCAATGGACGGCGGCCATGCAGGCGCTCGATCTCCCAACGCTCGGCGATAACCCGGCGCTCGCCACCAACGCCGGCCGGCTGGCCCAGCGCGACCATGTGGTTGCCACCATCGCGGCCCAGCTTCGGACCGCTGGGGCGGCCCACTGGATGGAGCGACTCACCGCCGTCGGGGTGCCCTGCGGCGTGGTGCGATCGGCACGCGAAGCCGTCACGGAATCGCTCAATGAAGTACCTTTCAGCGTTACCGACGCGGCACGCGTTGGCATGCCTCCACTGTGGAATGGTCGGGTTCGCTTCGAGCCGCCCTTTTGTGGCGAACACAGCGTTACGGTGCGGGAAAAACGCTGGGCTTCATTCGAGAAACTGACGTGACCCTCCACACAAAATCTGTGATATCGCTGTGACCTCTTTGTCTCCCCTTCGTCTTTTCCGCGAGACGTTCAGCAGGTGTCGCGATCAACGGAACGCAAGTTCCGGGTCGAGGTTGTGCGGCAGGGGTGTCAAACCCGTCCGATCGGCGTTATCCTAGCGCCGTGACTATGACGGAATCCGAAATCCCACCAAACGACGTCGATAACGATCAAGACGTCATCTCCCGGGTCCTTGCGGGAGATCGCGAATCGTTCGCGTTGCTGATTGGCCGGTACAGTGATCCGCTGTATCGACATGCGCTTGGCATGACGGGCAGCCCTGACGTCGCCGAGGACATTCTTCAGACATCGTTCATCAAGGCCTATCACCATCTCGGTGAAGTCCGTGGTCGCTTCGATGCCTGGTTGTTCCGGATCGTTGCAAACGGGTGCAAGGATTGGCTGAAGAACATTCGGCGCACGCACCTGAGCTACGACGAAGACGACCAGCCCTCTGGCTTCGCGAGTCCCGATGAGGACCTCGACCGCACGGAACTGCGGCAGGATCTCGATGCAGCACTCTCGCAGCTGGCGCCGTCTCTTCGGGAAGCCTTCATCATGAAGCATGTTGAAGGTCGCTCCTACGAAGAAATGGCGGACCTCCTGGGTACTACAGTTGGCGCCCTGAAAATGCGCGTGCATCGGGCACGTGAAGCACTTCAGGCCCTGCTCGAGGAGAAATACGCGTGATGCTCGACCGACACGAATCGCACGAAAATCTGAATCCCAAAGCTCGCGATTCTCGCGATGCGGCGGTGTCTGCTGAGCGTCCCCTGGCGGATCGCGAAGTGCCCCTTCCTGGCGTTTCCGCGGCTGACACGGCGGCTGATACGGTTCAGATGTGGCTCGATGGCGAGGCGACCGAAATGGAAGCCCGCGCAGAAAACGACAAGGCAGTGGAGTTCTGGGCCCGCGTGGCCAAGGACACCGACACGATGCGTCAGGTGAAGGCCCCGGCTCACTTCACGGCCAACATCATGGCCGCGCTGTCAGCAAAGGCGCCGCTGGCGGACTGAGTCTGCTGCCGTTCGATGTGAAAAACGCCGCCCGGGAAACCCGGCGGCGTTTTTCTCTTTGCCGAACCGTCAATTCGAAACTCGAACCCACGTCCCGCACCTGATCAGTTCCGGGTTCTGGGTTCGAGTGACGGGTTCGGGTTTCACATGTGAATCGCTCTCCCCAGCGCACTGAGCGCCGCTTCCTTCACGGTCTCGCTCAGCGTGGGGTGCGAGTGCACCGTGATCGCAATGTCCTCGGCGCTGCCGCGGTACTCCATGGCCAGCACCACCTGCGCGAGGTTGTCGGCCACGTGCGGGCCGAGCATGTGGCACCCCAGAATTTCGTCGGTGCTCTTGTCCACGATGAACTTCACGAAGCCCTGCGTCTCGCCCATGGTGCGCGCGCGACCGTTGGCGCTGAAGGGAAACTTGCCCACGCGGTAGGCACGGCCACTGGCTTTCACTTCCTGCTCGGTGAGTCCCACCGTGGCAATCTCGGGCCACGTGTACACCACGCCGGGCATGGTGCGGTAGTGCATGTGCACCGGCTTGCCGGCAATCACTTCGGCAGCAATGGTGCCTTCTTCTTCGGCCTTGTGCGCGAGCAGCTTGCCGCCCACCACATCACCAATGGCATATACGCCCGGCAGGTTGGTGCGCAGCTGGTCGTCCACCAGAATTTCGCCGCGCTGGCCCATGGCGAGTCCCAGTGCCGCCGGGTCCACCCCGCGCAGCGCCGGCTTGCGTCCCACCGACACCAGCACGTAGTCGCCTTCAATACTTGAGGCCGCGCCGTTCTTTTCCACGTGCACGGTTACGCCGTCGGCGCGCACGTCGGCCCCGGTGACCTTGGTGCCCGTGTGGATCTCCAGTCCCTGCTTCCGGAAGATGCGGTCGGCTTCCTTCACGATGTCGTCATCGTTGCCAGGAAGAATGGTGGGCGCGTATTCCACCACCGTCACCTTGGCGCCCAACCGACGCCACACGGAGCCCAGCTCCAACCCAATCACGCCGCCGCCCACCACAATGAGGTGCTTGGGGACCTCGGGAATGGTGAGCGCGCCCACGTTGGAGAGCACGCGCTGCTCATCGAAGGGGAGGAACGGCAGCTGCACCGGCACTGACCCCGTGGCAAGAATGACGGACTTGCCCTGCCAGGCGGTGATGGTGCCGTCGGCCGCCTGCACCTCCACCACGTTCCCCGGCTTGAGCGTGCCCCAGCCCTTCGCCCAGGTCACCTTGTTTTTGCGGAACAGGAACTCGATGCCCTTGGTGTTTTGCGCCACCACGTCGGTCTTGCGCGCCATCATGGCCGGCAGGTCCACCGCGGTGCCATCCACCTTGATGCCATGTTCGGCGGCGTGCAGGCGGAGCCACTCGTAATGCTCGCTGCTTTGCAGCAGCGCCTTGGACGGAATGCAGCCCACGGTGACACACGTGCCGCCGAGGGTCGTATCTGCTTCAATGCAGGTGACAGTCAGCCCGAGCTGCGCGGCGCGAATGGACGCCACATAGCCACCGGGGCCGCCACCGAGGACGACCACGTCGGCGGTCTGGATGTTGGGGGAGGTCATGGATTGCAAGATAATGGGGGGACCGTCACTGTCGAACGGGTTCTGGGTTTGCGCTAACCGGTGAAAGCTGAAATGCCGGTCTGGGGCAGTGAGACCCATAACCCGGAACCCGAACCCAGAACCCAGAACTGATCAGTTCCGGGTTCTGGGTTCGAGTTTTGGGTCGTGAGTATCTGCCGTCCATTTGTTACCCGGGTCACAGTCGCGCGTCCTGTACTTGACGGCACGAATCTCGCTGTTACCAATCCTATCGTTAGCAACGGCCCCAACCTTCGCGTTGAAAACGTCTGTTAACGAAGCCCGACGTCCCGGCGGAAACGCTTAGGGGCGTCGTGGTGCATTTGGGGGTGGATTTTGGAAAACTGACAACTGAAAACTCAAACTGACGACTGAAAACTCCCACTGAAAACTGAAAACTCCCAGCCGGGGCCAGGAGTGATCAGTTGTCAGTTCACGTTGTCAGTCGTCAGTCGAAGTTTTCAGTCTTCAGTTCTGAAAACCCTCAGTACACCAGCATCGCCCCCGGGTCTTCCATGAGCTCCTTGAAGCGCACGAGGAAGAGCACGGCCTGCTGCCCGTCAATGATGCGGTGGTCGTAGCTGAGCGCGACGTACATCATGGGGCGAATCTCCACCTTGCCATCAATGGCCACGGGGCGATCCTGGGTCTTGTGGAGCCCCAGAATGCCCACCTGCGGGTAATTGATGATAGGCGTGGAGATCAAAGAGCCGAACACGCCGCCGTTCGTAATCGTGAACGTGCCGCCGGTCAGATCATCCATGGACAGCTTGCCGTCGCGCGCCCGCTTGGCCACGGCGCCAATGTCCTTGCCGATCTGCACAATGCTCTTGGTGTCGGCATCCTTGATGTTCGGCACCACGAGCCCGCCGTCGCTGGCGACGGCGATGCCCATGTTCACATAGTGCTTGTAGACAATCGTGTCGCCATCGATCTGCGCGTTCACCACCGGGTACGCCTTGAGCGCCAGCGTGGCCGCCTTGGCAAAGAACGGCATGAACGACAGCTTCACGCCCTGCTCCTTCTCCACGCGTTCCTTGAGTCGCTCACGCAGGGCCGTAATGGCCGTCATGTCGATCTCGTTGAACGTCGTCAGGTGCGCCGTGGACTGCTGCGACTGCAGCAGGTTCTCGGCAATCCGCTTGCGGCGCGTGGTCATCTTTTCGCGCGTCTCGCGGCTGCCGGCGCTCACGGCCGGCGCGGCGGCCACGGGGGCCGGCGCCTTTGGAGCGGGTGCGGCCGGAGCGGCCGGCGTGGCCGCCACCGCGCCCATCACATCCGCCTTGCTCACCACCCCACCGCGCCCCGTACCCGCCACGTCGGCCGGGGTGATACCGCTTTCCGTGGCCAGGCGGGCCGCCGCCGGTGACACCTTGGCCTCAGCGGCCGGTGCTGTCACGGCAGGAGCAGGTGCCGCTGCCGGGGCAGCCACCGCAGCCGGAGCAGCCGCTCCCGCGCCCGTGCCGGCCCCGAGCTCACCGAGCACGTCGCCCACCGCCACCACATCGCCTTCGCCCTTCGCGCGCGACGTCAGGACGCCGGCCTCCAGGGCCGGCACTTCGACGGTGATTTTGTCGGTCTCGAGTTCGATCAGCGAATCGCCAACCGCCACGGCGTCGCCAACATTCTTGAGCCAGCGCGAGACAGTCGCCTCGACGATCGATTCGCCGAGGGGGGGAACCTTGATGGACGACATGAGCGGAACCTGAAGTGGATCGATGTAGGGAGCGAGCCTTGAATATATGGAGCGGTCAGGAGGAATTGCTCCCGGCTTACTAGATTCCGGCGTATGAGCCTCTTCCACACCATGCGGGCCCTCACCTTCACCGCCCATGGCGGCCCCGAGCAGCTGGTCGTCCGTGACGACCTGCCTCGCCCGTCGGTGCACGCCACCGATGGCGTCCGCGTGCGTATCCATGCCGCCGCGCTCAACCGGCTGGACTTGTGGGTGCTGCAGGGGATCCCCGGCTCCAAGGTGAAGCCCGGCTGGGCCCTGGGTTCCGATGGCGCCGGCATTGTGGAGTCGGTGGGTTCGGCGGTCACCTCGGTCAAGGTGGGCGACCGCGTGATTCTCAACCCGGGGGTGGTAGACCGCACCTGCCGCTGTGAGTACTGCCGCGACGGCGACCAGCCGCTCTGTCTCTCCTTTGGCGTCTTGGGGGAGCACTACCCGGGCACCATTGCCGACTACGTGGTGGTGCCCGAAGCCAA contains the following coding sequences:
- the odhB gene encoding 2-oxoglutarate dehydrogenase complex dihydrolipoyllysine-residue succinyltransferase, which codes for MSSIKVPPLGESIVEATVSRWLKNVGDAVAVGDSLIELETDKITVEVPALEAGVLTSRAKGEGDVVAVGDVLGELGAGTGAGAAAPAAVAAPAAAPAPAVTAPAAEAKVSPAAARLATESGITPADVAGTGRGGVVSKADVMGAVAATPAAPAAPAPKAPAPVAAAPAVSAGSRETREKMTTRRKRIAENLLQSQQSTAHLTTFNEIDMTAITALRERLKERVEKEQGVKLSFMPFFAKAATLALKAYPVVNAQIDGDTIVYKHYVNMGIAVASDGGLVVPNIKDADTKSIVQIGKDIGAVAKRARDGKLSMDDLTGGTFTITNGGVFGSLISTPIINYPQVGILGLHKTQDRPVAIDGKVEIRPMMYVALSYDHRIIDGQQAVLFLVRFKELMEDPGAMLVY
- a CDS encoding RNA polymerase sigma factor, with the protein product MTESEIPPNDVDNDQDVISRVLAGDRESFALLIGRYSDPLYRHALGMTGSPDVAEDILQTSFIKAYHHLGEVRGRFDAWLFRIVANGCKDWLKNIRRTHLSYDEDDQPSGFASPDEDLDRTELRQDLDAALSQLAPSLREAFIMKHVEGRSYEEMADLLGTTVGALKMRVHRAREALQALLEEKYA
- the lpdA gene encoding dihydrolipoyl dehydrogenase, yielding MTSPNIQTADVVVLGGGPGGYVASIRAAQLGLTVTCIEADTTLGGTCVTVGCIPSKALLQSSEHYEWLRLHAAEHGIKVDGTAVDLPAMMARKTDVVAQNTKGIEFLFRKNKVTWAKGWGTLKPGNVVEVQAADGTITAWQGKSVILATGSVPVQLPFLPFDEQRVLSNVGALTIPEVPKHLIVVGGGVIGLELGSVWRRLGAKVTVVEYAPTILPGNDDDIVKEADRIFRKQGLEIHTGTKVTGADVRADGVTVHVEKNGAASSIEGDYVLVSVGRKPALRGVDPAALGLAMGQRGEILVDDQLRTNLPGVYAIGDVVGGKLLAHKAEEEGTIAAEVIAGKPVHMHYRTMPGVVYTWPEIATVGLTEQEVKASGRAYRVGKFPFSANGRARTMGETQGFVKFIVDKSTDEILGCHMLGPHVADNLAQVVLAMEYRGSAEDIAITVHSHPTLSETVKEAALSALGRAIHM
- a CDS encoding CaiB/BaiF CoA transferase family protein, coding for MTLPLFGVRVLDLSRVLAGPLCSMMLGDLGASVIKVERPGAGDDTRGWGPPFAENGQSAYFLSANRNKLSLDANFADPIDRALILDLISEADVVVENFMPGALARNGIDADALLAQYPQLLWCTISGFGPASDRPGYDFVVQAESGWMAITGEPEGDPMKVGVAMVDVTTGKDAAIGILAALAARERAGASGLPASMRRVHVTLQSSALAALVNVAQNTLVSGQEARRWGNAHANLVPYQLFQTADRPVVIAVGADSQWTAAMQALDLPTLGDNPALATNAGRLAQRDHVVATIAAQLRTAGAAHWMERLTAVGVPCGVVRSAREAVTESLNEVPFSVTDAARVGMPPLWNGRVRFEPPFCGEHSVTVREKRWASFEKLT